The Acanthopagrus latus isolate v.2019 chromosome 13, fAcaLat1.1, whole genome shotgun sequence genome contains a region encoding:
- the vezf1a gene encoding vascular endothelial zinc finger 1 isoform X2, with protein MEPSWSTFLFQQANEALHHQHHVAQNSLLPLLNAGAEPIDQKPILPIQLDQKPPSSAADLLKDNVASGGGQRPPVPVIKKEHKGKTPFVCGYCNKAFRDSYHLRRHESSHTGIKMVSRPKKAAQTAPTMVPMISTMPRENNGNPSYISTVAGILSTATTSVSSSIMTSSAMGNQPQQNMPKKPAKPVKKNHGCEMCGKAFRDVYHLNRHKLSHSDEKPFECPICQQRFKRKDRMTYHVRSHDGGVHKPYVCSVCGKGFSRPDHLSCHVKHVHSSERPFKCQVTACTSAFATKDRLRSHMIRHEGKVTCSICGKMLSAAYITSHLKTHGQANFNSCNKDGNDVCNSASATPVTISAPITSAMNRSHNNNPVTIAAQMNISTNTVNITSPVSLQHPVTITGPVNIASVNIPASASMNIAHPVAITTPMPMNMAGPLNIAMRPVDSMSFLSQVLPSSPPW; from the exons cagGCCAATGAAGccctccaccaccagcaccatgTGGCCCAGAACAGCCTGCTGCCACTACTTAATGCAGGAGCTGAACCTATCGACCAAAAGCCTATCCTGCCCATCCAGCTAGACCAGAAGCCCCCTTCCAGTGCCGCAGATCTCCTCAAAGACAATGTGGCCAGTGGAGGAGGCCAGCGTCCGCCAGTGCCTGTCATAAAGAAGGAACACAAAGGCAAGACACCTTTCGTCTGTGGCTACTGCAACAAGGCCTTCCGCGACAGCTACCACCTGCGGCGCCATGAGTCCAGCCACACCGGCATCAAGATGGTGTCGCGGCCAAAGAAGGCCGCCCAGACAGCCCCCACCATGGTGCCCATGATCTCCACCATGCCGCGAGAGAACAACGGCAACCCTTCCTACATCTCCACGGTAGCGGGAATCCTCTCCACAGCAACCACTTCTGTGTCCTCCAGTATCATGACATCATCTGCAATGGGCAACCAGCCACAGCAAAACATGCCCAAGAAACCCGCCAAACCTGTCAAGAAGAACCACGGCTGTGAGATGTGTGGCAAGGCCTTCCGTGATGTCTACCACCTGAATCGCCACAAGCTGTCCCATTCAGATGAGAAGCCTTTTGAGTGCCCTATCTGCCAGCAGCGCTTTAAAAGAAAGGACCGGATGACCTACCATGTTCGCTCTCACGACGGAGGAGTCCACAAGCCCtatgtttgttctgtgtgtggaAAAGGCTTTTCCAG GCCAGACCACTTGAGCTGCCATGTGAAGCATGTGCATTCATCAGAAAGACCATTTAAATGTCAAGTAACG GCCTGTACCTCTGCTTTCGCCACCAAAGACAGACTCCGTTCCCACATGATCAGACACGAAGGCAAGGTGACCTGTAGCATCTGTGGGAAGATGCTCAGCGCGGCCTACATCACCAGCCACTTGAAGACTCACGGACAGGCCAACTTCAACTCCTGTAACAAAG atGGAAACGATGTCTGCAACTCTGCCTCAGCTACACCTGTGACCATTTCTGCCCCCATCACCTCGGCGATGAACCGGAGCCACAACAACAACCCCGTCACCATAGCTGCCCAAATGAACATTAGCACCAACACCGTCAACATTACATCTCCAGTCAGCCTTCAGCACCCAGTCACCATCACCGGGCCTGTCAACATTGCCTCTGTCAACATCCCTGCCTCGGCGTCCATGAATATAGCCCACCCGGTCGCAATAACGACCCCAATGCCCATGAATATGGCCGGGCCACTCAACATCGCCATGCGGCCAGTGGATAGcatgtcttttctctcccaAGTCTTGCCTTCTTCCCCaccttggtaa
- the vezf1a gene encoding vascular endothelial zinc finger 1 isoform X1, translating to MEPSWSTFLFQQANEALHHQHHVAQNSLLPLLNAGAEPIDQKPILPIQLDQKPPSSAADLLKDNVASGGGQRPPVPVIKKEHKGKTPFVCGYCNKAFRDSYHLRRHESSHTGIKMVSRPKKAAQTAPTMVPMISTMPRENNGNPSYISTVAGILSTATTSVSSSIMTSSAMGNQPQQNMPKKPAKPVKKNHGCEMCGKAFRDVYHLNRHKLSHSDEKPFECPICQQRFKRKDRMTYHVRSHDGGVHKPYVCSVCGKGFSRPDHLSCHVKHVHSSERPFKCQVTACTSAFATKDRLRSHMIRHEGKVTCSICGKMLSAAYITSHLKTHGQANFNSCNKGFCNTISQYGNDVCNSASATPVTISAPITSAMNRSHNNNPVTIAAQMNISTNTVNITSPVSLQHPVTITGPVNIASVNIPASASMNIAHPVAITTPMPMNMAGPLNIAMRPVDSMSFLSQVLPSSPPW from the exons cagGCCAATGAAGccctccaccaccagcaccatgTGGCCCAGAACAGCCTGCTGCCACTACTTAATGCAGGAGCTGAACCTATCGACCAAAAGCCTATCCTGCCCATCCAGCTAGACCAGAAGCCCCCTTCCAGTGCCGCAGATCTCCTCAAAGACAATGTGGCCAGTGGAGGAGGCCAGCGTCCGCCAGTGCCTGTCATAAAGAAGGAACACAAAGGCAAGACACCTTTCGTCTGTGGCTACTGCAACAAGGCCTTCCGCGACAGCTACCACCTGCGGCGCCATGAGTCCAGCCACACCGGCATCAAGATGGTGTCGCGGCCAAAGAAGGCCGCCCAGACAGCCCCCACCATGGTGCCCATGATCTCCACCATGCCGCGAGAGAACAACGGCAACCCTTCCTACATCTCCACGGTAGCGGGAATCCTCTCCACAGCAACCACTTCTGTGTCCTCCAGTATCATGACATCATCTGCAATGGGCAACCAGCCACAGCAAAACATGCCCAAGAAACCCGCCAAACCTGTCAAGAAGAACCACGGCTGTGAGATGTGTGGCAAGGCCTTCCGTGATGTCTACCACCTGAATCGCCACAAGCTGTCCCATTCAGATGAGAAGCCTTTTGAGTGCCCTATCTGCCAGCAGCGCTTTAAAAGAAAGGACCGGATGACCTACCATGTTCGCTCTCACGACGGAGGAGTCCACAAGCCCtatgtttgttctgtgtgtggaAAAGGCTTTTCCAG GCCAGACCACTTGAGCTGCCATGTGAAGCATGTGCATTCATCAGAAAGACCATTTAAATGTCAAGTAACG GCCTGTACCTCTGCTTTCGCCACCAAAGACAGACTCCGTTCCCACATGATCAGACACGAAGGCAAGGTGACCTGTAGCATCTGTGGGAAGATGCTCAGCGCGGCCTACATCACCAGCCACTTGAAGACTCACGGACAGGCCAACTTCAACTCCTGTAACAAAG GCTTCTGTAACACTATCTCTCAGT atGGAAACGATGTCTGCAACTCTGCCTCAGCTACACCTGTGACCATTTCTGCCCCCATCACCTCGGCGATGAACCGGAGCCACAACAACAACCCCGTCACCATAGCTGCCCAAATGAACATTAGCACCAACACCGTCAACATTACATCTCCAGTCAGCCTTCAGCACCCAGTCACCATCACCGGGCCTGTCAACATTGCCTCTGTCAACATCCCTGCCTCGGCGTCCATGAATATAGCCCACCCGGTCGCAATAACGACCCCAATGCCCATGAATATGGCCGGGCCACTCAACATCGCCATGCGGCCAGTGGATAGcatgtcttttctctcccaAGTCTTGCCTTCTTCCCCaccttggtaa